The following proteins are co-located in the Chryseobacterium daecheongense genome:
- a CDS encoding YdeI/OmpD-associated family protein, translating into MENNLFTARLEIIGINPFVFIPEEILKTIFEVSGRDKSPIPVKGTVNGVEYKQNLMKYLGEWRLYINLVMLKNSPKRIGEIIEVSIEYDSSDRSIVIHPKLDQAIREDPVTLRNFESLIPSRKLELVRYINNLKTEASIERNIDKIIRHLKGETDFFGKMIK; encoded by the coding sequence ATGGAAAATAATCTGTTTACAGCACGGCTTGAAATTATAGGAATTAATCCTTTTGTTTTCATTCCTGAAGAAATATTAAAAACAATTTTTGAAGTTTCAGGAAGAGATAAGAGCCCTATTCCTGTGAAAGGAACAGTGAATGGTGTGGAATATAAGCAGAATTTAATGAAGTATCTCGGAGAATGGAGATTGTATATAAATCTTGTCATGTTAAAGAATTCTCCCAAAAGAATTGGTGAGATAATAGAAGTTTCAATAGAATATGATAGCTCGGACAGGAGTATTGTTATTCATCCTAAACTTGACCAGGCGATCAGGGAAGATCCTGTTACCCTGCGTAATTTTGAAAGTTTAATTCCTTCAAGAAAGCTGGAATTGGTCCGTTATATCAATAACCTTAAAACCGAGGCAAGCATTGAAAGAAACATTGATAAAATTATAAGACATCTGAAAGGAGAAACCGATTTCTTCGGTAAAATGATCAAATAA
- the fsa gene encoding fructose-6-phosphate aldolase produces the protein MKFFIDTANLEQIKEAKDLGILDGVTTNPSLMAKEGIQGAEAIKNHYKTICEIVDGDISAEVLSTTYEEMIKEGDELAAIHPNIVVKIPMIKDGIKALKYFSDKGIKTNCTLIFSPGQALLAAKAGATYVSPFLGRLDDISTDGLNLIQEIRLIFDNYMYETEILAASIRHSMHIIDCAKIGADVITSPLAPILSLLKHPLTDSGLAQFIADSQKLA, from the coding sequence ATGAAATTTTTTATTGACACTGCTAATTTAGAGCAAATTAAGGAAGCTAAAGATCTTGGAATTTTAGATGGTGTAACCACTAACCCTTCATTAATGGCTAAAGAAGGTATCCAGGGAGCTGAAGCAATCAAGAACCACTACAAAACGATCTGTGAAATTGTAGATGGTGATATTTCTGCAGAAGTACTTTCTACAACATATGAGGAAATGATCAAAGAAGGAGATGAATTGGCAGCAATCCATCCAAACATTGTGGTAAAAATTCCGATGATTAAAGATGGTATTAAAGCATTAAAATATTTTTCGGACAAAGGGATCAAGACGAACTGTACATTGATTTTCTCTCCGGGACAGGCTCTTTTAGCAGCAAAAGCAGGAGCAACTTATGTTTCTCCATTCCTGGGAAGACTAGATGATATTTCTACGGACGGGCTTAACCTTATCCAGGAGATTCGTTTGATTTTTGACAACTATATGTACGAAACTGAGATTTTAGCAGCATCTATCCGTCATTCTATGCACATTATTGATTGTGCTAAAATCGGTGCTGATGTGATCACTTCGCCACTGGCTCCGATCTTAAGCCTGTTAAAGCACCCGCTTACA